From a region of the Myxococcus guangdongensis genome:
- a CDS encoding M57 family metalloprotease: MFKQAAVLAATGVALLAGCGGVDEPQMEQEEIISNLIEAGYSTRDIQVVDEAVFVGGDTRVTLQASREMIQAPEGSQEHYSSTNLVGPQVTRICINPTADFNNILVLDQGLNLAIENYNALGLRFTMVRDSTTGCSATIVAQMSTLRPENWAGFPEGGLPFGSINMVDAMRYQTLDVSEHIITHELGHTLGLRHTDLYNRSVSCQPPYDGVEGPENVGIVHIDGTPVDAVWDGSVMNACPHANSSGEFTDWDKFALRKLYGQSVTPSCGSVDVMEYRGQTGKQLQCTCSSGGSGSVWGTNLYTDDSNICRAAVHAGVMTTSGGTVTIEVQPAQNTFIGTTRNGVTTSSYGYWGGSYRFIGPQIPQPQPAPLCSTFNMMSYRGQTGRAIRCGCPSVSLGASFWGTDLYTDDSDVCVAAVHAGAIPASGGNVTVTIQPGQSSYTSTHRYGVTSSSYGYWEGSISLSP, encoded by the coding sequence TCGAGGCGGGCTATTCGACCCGCGACATCCAGGTCGTCGACGAGGCCGTGTTCGTGGGCGGCGACACGCGCGTGACGCTCCAGGCGTCTCGCGAGATGATTCAGGCGCCCGAGGGAAGCCAGGAGCATTACAGCTCGACCAACCTCGTCGGTCCCCAGGTCACGAGGATCTGCATCAACCCCACGGCCGATTTCAACAACATCCTCGTCTTGGACCAGGGACTCAACCTGGCCATCGAGAACTACAACGCGCTGGGCCTGCGCTTCACCATGGTGCGCGATTCGACGACCGGCTGCTCCGCCACCATCGTCGCGCAGATGTCCACCCTTCGCCCCGAGAACTGGGCGGGGTTCCCCGAGGGCGGTCTGCCCTTCGGCTCCATCAACATGGTTGACGCGATGAGGTATCAGACCTTGGACGTCAGCGAGCACATCATCACGCACGAGCTCGGCCACACGCTCGGCCTGCGCCACACGGACCTTTACAACCGCAGCGTCAGCTGCCAGCCCCCCTACGACGGCGTCGAAGGGCCCGAGAACGTCGGCATCGTCCACATCGACGGGACGCCGGTGGACGCCGTGTGGGACGGGTCCGTCATGAACGCCTGCCCCCACGCCAACAGCAGCGGCGAGTTCACCGACTGGGACAAGTTCGCGCTGAGAAAGCTCTATGGCCAGAGCGTCACCCCGAGCTGCGGGAGCGTCGACGTCATGGAGTATCGTGGGCAGACGGGGAAGCAGCTTCAGTGCACCTGCTCCTCGGGGGGCTCGGGCTCGGTCTGGGGGACGAACCTCTACACCGATGACTCGAACATCTGCCGCGCCGCGGTGCACGCGGGGGTGATGACCACCAGCGGTGGGACGGTGACCATCGAGGTGCAGCCGGCCCAGAACACGTTCATCGGAACCACCCGCAACGGCGTCACCACGTCCTCCTACGGCTACTGGGGCGGGAGCTACCGCTTCATCGGGCCGCAGATTCCGCAGCCGCAGCCGGCGCCGCTCTGCTCGACCTTCAACATGATGTCCTACCGCGGTCAGACCGGCAGGGCCATCCGCTGCGGCTGCCCCTCGGTGAGCCTGGGCGCGTCGTTCTGGGGCACGGACCTGTACACCGATGACTCGGATGTCTGCGTAGCCGCCGTGCACGCGGGCGCGATTCCCGCCTCCGGTGGAAACGTGACCGTCACCATCCAGCCGGGCCAGAGCAGCTACACGAGCACCCACCGCTACGGCGTCACCTCGTCCTCCTACGGCTACTGGGAGGGCAGCATCTCCCTGAGCCCGTAG
- a CDS encoding type II secretion system protein GspG, protein MVALLLLSCCGFNVFAVILPKYEAAQQDRARLDLKNLRSALVNYRKRTGRYPTREEGLQSLVTSGHLAGPIPLDPWERPYGYSVEGDSMEVWSLGPDGRRGCTCDDLEDGYPDRQPTCATPPHAR, encoded by the coding sequence GTGGTGGCGCTCCTTCTGCTGTCCTGCTGCGGCTTCAACGTGTTCGCGGTGATTCTCCCCAAATACGAGGCGGCGCAGCAGGACCGGGCCCGGCTCGACCTGAAGAACCTCCGCAGTGCGTTGGTCAACTACCGGAAGAGGACAGGGCGATATCCGACGCGAGAAGAGGGGCTCCAGTCCCTGGTGACGAGCGGGCACCTCGCAGGGCCCATACCGCTCGACCCCTGGGAGCGGCCCTATGGCTACTCGGTGGAGGGCGACTCCATGGAGGTGTGGAGCCTGGGCCCGGATGGCCGTCGCGGCTGTACGTGCGACGACCTCGAGGATGGATACCCCGACCGACAGCCGACGTGCGCGACTCCTCCGCACGCGCGATGA
- a CDS encoding carboxymuconolactone decarboxylase family protein: MTTPLIAPVGPSNTPAASEPTLAALKTKFGGVPKMFSTFAHSPAALEAVAGYFNAMGGAKLSARTQEAIAIAVAELNRCTYCLSAHTALAKGQGVKADELTGFRAGRSADAREQAILDLAVAIARTRAADVGPQLAQARRVGLSDAELVEVVAAVAQNVLTNYLNVVAGTEVDFPRVA, translated from the coding sequence ATGACGACGCCCCTGATTGCCCCCGTTGGCCCCTCGAACACGCCCGCCGCCTCCGAGCCCACGCTCGCCGCCCTGAAGACGAAGTTCGGAGGGGTGCCGAAGATGTTCTCCACCTTCGCCCACTCGCCCGCGGCGCTCGAGGCCGTGGCGGGCTACTTCAACGCCATGGGCGGCGCGAAGCTGTCCGCGCGCACGCAGGAGGCCATCGCCATCGCGGTGGCGGAGCTGAACCGCTGCACCTATTGCCTCTCCGCGCACACGGCGCTGGCGAAGGGGCAGGGGGTGAAGGCGGATGAGCTGACGGGGTTCCGCGCGGGGCGCTCGGCGGATGCGCGTGAGCAGGCCATCCTGGACCTGGCGGTGGCCATCGCCCGGACGCGGGCGGCGGACGTGGGCCCGCAGCTGGCGCAGGCGCGCCGGGTGGGATTGAGCGACGCGGAGCTGGTGGAGGTGGTGGCCGCCGTCGCGCAGAACGTGCTCACCAACTACCTCAACGTCGTGGCGGGCACCGAGGTGGACTTCCCCCGCGTCGCTTGA
- a CDS encoding MarR family winged helix-turn-helix transcriptional regulator, producing the protein MAGDRLYALLERLGNLLRTEERAAGLPHGLQPVHLQALRYLQACNRYSNTPAALTEYLGLTKGTVSQTLLLLEEKGLLRKEADTEDRRVVHLLLTEAGRAVLRAALPPELFKRALARLPGDGEGLEEALTGLLSALQAANAQRSFGACATCKHFQREGAGRFRCGLTREPLSREDSQLLCREHEALPAPH; encoded by the coding sequence ATGGCCGGTGACCGCCTCTACGCGCTGCTCGAGCGACTCGGGAACCTGCTCCGCACGGAGGAGCGGGCGGCGGGGCTGCCCCATGGGTTGCAGCCGGTGCACCTGCAGGCGCTGCGCTATCTGCAGGCGTGCAATCGCTACAGCAACACGCCCGCGGCGCTGACGGAGTACCTGGGGCTCACCAAGGGCACCGTGTCGCAGACGTTGCTGTTGCTGGAGGAGAAGGGGCTCTTGCGCAAGGAGGCGGACACGGAGGACCGGCGCGTGGTCCACCTGCTGCTGACGGAAGCTGGCCGCGCGGTGCTGAGGGCGGCCCTGCCACCGGAGCTCTTCAAGCGGGCCCTCGCGCGGCTGCCCGGCGATGGCGAGGGGCTCGAGGAGGCGCTCACCGGGCTCTTGAGCGCCCTGCAGGCGGCGAATGCGCAGCGGAGCTTCGGCGCCTGCGCCACCTGCAAGCACTTCCAACGCGAGGGCGCGGGGCGCTTCCGCTGCGGACTGACGCGCGAGCCGCTGTCCCGCGAGGACAGCCAGCTGTTGTGCCGGGAGCACGAGGCCCTGCCCGCGCCCCACTGA